In the Burkholderia cenocepacia genome, one interval contains:
- a CDS encoding porin, which translates to MKTPVRIVMMSGALLTTAHAAHATEVTLYGLFDTSLTVVWNADAQGRNLVGLGNGNLLGNRFGVKGAEDLGGGLKAIFTLENGFNPNTGALGQGNRMFGRQAFVGLESARWGTLTLGRQYDALADVAWPITGDFYFGSVYATPGDVDNYDTSSRTDNAVKYTSPVVGGFQFVGMYALGGVAGKSGAGQTWSAGLSYNHGPFDAAGGYYYAANRASLANGVRTGWNGTSDGTFDGSLVNGGYLSAKSIGIARGALRYTFAPFTIGIDYSNAQYKADAMSAFRSTQKYDTARGFFNYQATASLLVGVGYSYTKARGDTSATYHQVSAGADYVLSKRTDLYAVGAWQRANGEQRTLDGGTQAAQASIGSYGYGGTRTQGIVNLGLRHRF; encoded by the coding sequence ATGAAAACTCCAGTTCGAATCGTCATGATGTCAGGGGCGCTGCTGACGACCGCGCACGCGGCTCATGCAACCGAAGTCACGCTGTACGGCCTGTTCGATACATCGCTGACGGTTGTGTGGAATGCCGATGCGCAAGGCAGGAACCTCGTCGGCCTCGGCAACGGCAACCTGCTCGGCAACCGCTTCGGCGTGAAAGGCGCGGAAGATCTCGGCGGCGGGCTGAAAGCGATCTTCACGCTGGAAAACGGCTTCAACCCGAACACCGGCGCGCTCGGGCAAGGCAACCGGATGTTCGGCCGGCAGGCGTTCGTCGGGCTGGAAAGCGCTCGCTGGGGAACACTCACGCTCGGCCGCCAGTACGACGCGCTCGCCGATGTCGCGTGGCCGATCACCGGCGATTTCTACTTCGGCAGCGTGTACGCGACGCCCGGCGACGTCGACAACTACGACACGTCGTCGCGCACCGACAACGCGGTGAAGTACACGTCACCCGTGGTCGGCGGCTTCCAGTTCGTCGGCATGTACGCGCTCGGCGGCGTGGCCGGCAAGAGCGGCGCCGGGCAAACCTGGTCAGCCGGCCTGTCGTACAACCATGGCCCGTTCGACGCAGCGGGCGGCTACTACTATGCGGCCAACCGCGCCTCGCTCGCCAACGGCGTCCGGACCGGCTGGAACGGCACGTCGGACGGCACGTTCGACGGGTCGCTGGTCAACGGCGGCTACCTCTCCGCGAAGTCGATCGGCATCGCACGCGGCGCGTTGCGCTACACCTTCGCGCCGTTCACGATCGGTATCGACTACAGCAATGCGCAGTACAAGGCCGATGCGATGTCGGCCTTTCGCAGCACGCAGAAATACGACACCGCGCGCGGGTTCTTCAACTATCAGGCCACCGCGAGCCTGCTCGTCGGCGTCGGCTACAGCTACACGAAGGCCCGCGGCGATACGAGCGCGACCTACCATCAGGTGTCCGCCGGCGCCGACTACGTGCTGTCCAAGCGCACCGATCTCTATGCGGTCGGCGCGTGGCAACGCGCGAACGGCGAACAGCGCACGCTCGACGGCGGCACGCAGGCGGCCCAGGCGTCGATCGGCTCGTACGGCTACGGCGGCACGCGCACGCAGGGCATCGTCAATCTCGGTTTGCGCCACCGCTTCTGA
- a CDS encoding DUF4148 domain-containing protein: MNIPRPLIAIAAVALSIAAFSQAVAAQPKSRQEVIQELVRARHDGVIPSPNHDYPASPAAVARNQEIHRSTVHRGENTPMVDTHDNRFAVL; this comes from the coding sequence ATGAACATTCCGCGTCCGCTGATCGCCATTGCCGCCGTCGCGCTGTCGATTGCCGCTTTCTCGCAGGCCGTGGCCGCGCAGCCGAAGAGCCGCCAGGAAGTGATTCAGGAACTCGTGCGTGCGCGCCACGACGGCGTGATCCCGAGCCCGAATCACGACTATCCGGCGAGCCCGGCCGCCGTCGCGCGCAATCAGGAGATTCATCGCTCGACCGTTCATCGCGGCGAGAATACGCCGATGGTCGATACACACGACAACCGCTTCGCGGTGCTTTGA
- a CDS encoding ZIP family metal transporter, which yields MTPTAKLALLTLPPVLAACFGALAAAWRAPGPKTSSVIQHFTGGIVFAAAALELLPQDRAHALFPVVVGFVLGIALMLAIRALSGAIETRFEDARLPVSLIIVTAIDLVVDGLVLGIAFSASDESGIILTVALTLEVLFLALSVSAALAAAGVGRMLAIVVPVALAALLSVAAVAGNAAFAGLPANIYAALLGLGTVALLYLVTEELLVEAHEVPETPFATAAFFIGFIVFFLIEGSVKAG from the coding sequence ATGACACCGACCGCGAAGCTTGCGCTGCTCACGTTACCGCCCGTGCTGGCGGCCTGTTTTGGCGCCCTCGCGGCCGCGTGGCGCGCGCCCGGCCCGAAAACGTCGAGCGTGATCCAGCATTTCACCGGCGGCATCGTGTTCGCGGCGGCCGCGCTCGAACTGCTGCCGCAGGACCGCGCGCATGCGCTGTTTCCGGTCGTCGTCGGTTTCGTGCTCGGCATCGCGCTGATGCTGGCGATCCGCGCGCTGTCGGGCGCGATCGAGACGCGCTTCGAGGACGCGCGTTTGCCGGTGAGCCTGATCATCGTCACCGCGATCGACCTCGTGGTCGACGGCCTGGTGCTCGGCATCGCCTTTTCCGCGAGCGACGAAAGCGGCATCATCCTGACCGTTGCACTGACGCTCGAGGTGCTGTTCCTCGCGCTGTCGGTCAGCGCGGCGCTGGCTGCGGCCGGCGTCGGCCGCATGCTGGCGATCGTCGTGCCGGTCGCGCTGGCGGCGCTGCTGAGCGTCGCGGCCGTTGCCGGCAATGCGGCGTTCGCCGGACTGCCGGCGAATATCTATGCGGCGCTTCTGGGGCTGGGCACCGTCGCACTGTTGTACCTCGTCACCGAGGAATTGCTGGTCGAAGCGCACGAGGTGCCCGAAACGCCGTTCGCGACGGCCGCGTTCTTCATCGGCTTCATCGTGTTCTTCCTGATCGAAGGATCGGTGAAGGCCGGGTAA
- a CDS encoding O-acetylhomoserine aminocarboxypropyltransferase/cysteine synthase family protein: MTDQAHSNWRLETIAVHGGYRPDPTTRAVAVPIYQTVAYAFDDTQHGADLFDLKVQGNIYTRIMNPTTDVLEQRIAALEGGIGALALASGQAAVTYAIQTIAEAGDNIVSASSLYGGTYNLFAHTLPQYGITTRFADPLDPSSFEPLIDARTKAIFAESVGNPLGNVTDIAALAAVAHRHGIPLIVDNTVPSPYLLRPFEHGADIVVHSLTKYLGGHGTSLGGAIVDSGKFPWAEHADRFKRLNEPDVSYHGVVYTEAFGPAAYIGRARVVPLRNMGAAISPFNAFQILQGIETLALRVERISDNALKIAQHLARHEHVEWVNYAGLPDHPDHPLVARYLSGRAPGILTFGVKGGRDGGAKFQDALKLFTRLVNIGDTKSLATHPASTTHRQLSPAELAKAGVKEETVRLSIGIEHIDDLLADLDQALAQL, translated from the coding sequence ATGACCGATCAGGCCCATTCGAACTGGCGTCTCGAAACCATCGCCGTGCACGGCGGTTATCGTCCCGACCCGACCACGCGCGCGGTCGCCGTCCCGATCTACCAGACCGTTGCGTACGCATTCGACGACACGCAGCACGGCGCCGACCTGTTCGACCTGAAGGTCCAGGGCAACATCTACACGCGGATCATGAACCCGACGACGGACGTGCTCGAGCAGCGGATCGCCGCGCTCGAGGGCGGCATCGGCGCGCTCGCGCTGGCGTCGGGGCAAGCCGCCGTCACGTACGCGATCCAGACGATCGCCGAAGCCGGCGACAACATCGTGTCCGCGAGTTCGCTGTATGGCGGCACCTACAACCTGTTCGCGCACACGCTGCCGCAATACGGGATCACCACGCGCTTCGCCGACCCGCTCGACCCTTCCTCGTTCGAGCCGCTGATCGATGCGCGCACGAAGGCGATCTTCGCGGAATCGGTCGGCAACCCGCTCGGCAACGTCACCGACATCGCCGCGCTCGCGGCAGTCGCGCATCGCCACGGCATTCCGCTGATCGTCGACAACACGGTGCCGTCGCCATACCTGCTGCGCCCGTTCGAGCACGGCGCGGACATCGTCGTGCATTCGCTGACGAAGTATCTCGGCGGGCACGGCACGAGCCTCGGCGGCGCGATCGTCGATTCGGGCAAATTCCCGTGGGCCGAGCACGCGGACCGCTTCAAGCGGCTGAACGAGCCGGACGTCAGCTATCACGGCGTCGTCTATACCGAAGCGTTCGGGCCGGCCGCGTATATCGGCCGCGCCCGCGTGGTGCCGCTGCGCAACATGGGCGCGGCGATCTCGCCGTTCAACGCGTTCCAGATCCTGCAGGGGATCGAGACGCTCGCGCTGCGGGTCGAGCGGATCAGCGACAACGCGCTGAAGATCGCGCAGCATCTCGCGCGCCACGAGCACGTCGAATGGGTGAACTATGCGGGCCTGCCCGATCACCCCGATCATCCGCTCGTCGCCCGCTACCTGTCGGGCCGGGCGCCGGGCATCCTGACGTTCGGTGTGAAGGGCGGCCGCGACGGCGGCGCGAAGTTCCAGGATGCGCTGAAGCTGTTCACGCGGCTCGTCAACATCGGCGATACCAAGTCGCTCGCGACGCACCCGGCCTCGACCACGCACCGTCAGTTGTCGCCGGCCGAACTTGCGAAGGCCGGCGTGAAGGAGGAAACGGTGCGGCTGTCGATCGGCATCGAGCATATCGACGACCTGCTCGCCGATCTCGACCAGGCGCTCGCGCAGCTTTGA
- a CDS encoding DUF1176 domain-containing protein: MSHRLSLAIAALLAVSPFVAEARPLARPPVERDFKNWSIVCDNVNRCIAESHADDIDDARTSLILRVTRDAGPDAQASLDIYASAPLDLRSARVDGRPFDAMAARWHAFRGKPDDDDAHPFRIRTNDPATVAAWLTASRNAQLLSFGDPASAQTARTPLTGLSAALLLIDDTQGRVGTVTALLRPGTRPASAVPVAPALPPAVTPAPAVANLSAAEQRPLVDAVLAKFGGDVKQCAADVEDEMPASDRRKASTAVAVSADEALVAIPCQTSSMYNHTDLWYRVRRTAPYSPTAMNFGENANAGLDSASFANELTDAGYDPASATLSSKVRLRSAGDCGSTASWIFDGRHFVLSDIATHGSCNGLFDDQWPRLYRRADAAANPH, from the coding sequence ATGTCGCACCGCCTTTCGCTCGCCATCGCCGCCCTCCTCGCCGTTTCCCCGTTCGTTGCCGAGGCTCGCCCGCTCGCGCGGCCACCGGTCGAACGCGACTTCAAGAACTGGTCGATCGTTTGCGACAACGTCAACCGCTGCATTGCCGAAAGCCACGCGGACGATATCGATGACGCACGCACGAGCCTCATCCTGCGCGTGACGCGCGATGCCGGCCCGGATGCGCAAGCCTCGCTCGACATCTATGCGTCGGCGCCGCTGGACCTGCGCAGCGCACGCGTGGATGGTCGCCCGTTCGATGCAATGGCGGCCCGATGGCATGCGTTCCGCGGCAAACCGGACGATGACGACGCGCACCCGTTCCGGATCCGGACCAACGATCCGGCAACGGTTGCCGCATGGCTCACCGCGTCGCGCAATGCGCAACTGCTGAGCTTCGGCGATCCGGCGTCGGCACAAACCGCCCGCACACCGTTGACGGGATTGAGTGCCGCGCTGCTGTTGATCGACGACACGCAGGGCCGTGTCGGCACCGTCACGGCGTTGCTGCGCCCGGGCACCCGGCCGGCGTCGGCGGTGCCCGTCGCACCGGCACTGCCACCCGCCGTCACGCCGGCCCCGGCCGTCGCAAACCTGTCGGCCGCGGAGCAACGGCCGCTCGTCGATGCGGTGCTCGCGAAGTTCGGCGGCGACGTGAAGCAATGTGCGGCCGATGTCGAAGACGAAATGCCGGCGAGCGATCGCAGGAAGGCGTCGACTGCCGTGGCGGTCTCCGCCGACGAAGCGCTGGTCGCGATACCGTGCCAGACCAGCAGCATGTATAACCACACCGACCTGTGGTATCGCGTGCGGCGAACTGCGCCCTACTCGCCGACGGCGATGAATTTCGGCGAGAACGCGAACGCGGGACTCGATTCGGCGTCGTTCGCAAACGAACTGACCGACGCCGGCTACGATCCCGCCAGCGCGACGCTATCGAGCAAGGTCAGACTGCGCAGTGCCGGCGATTGCGGCTCGACCGCATCGTGGATCTTCGACGGCCGGCACTTCGTGCTCAGCGATATCGCCACGCACGGAAGTTGCAACGGCCTGTTCGACGATCAATGGCCACGCCTGTATCGACGGGCCGATGCGGCAGCCAACCCGCACTGA
- a CDS encoding nucleotidyltransferase domain-containing protein, whose product MKTDKAMTTVRSAHPIDPAVRARVMAELAEVERRHDVCVLFACESGSRGWGFASPDSDYDVRFVYAHRRDWYLSVEPQRDVIERPLDDELDVSGWELRKALQLLRRSNPTLLEWLDSPVVYREDARWAPRLRSLASAFFSPVRGRHHYLAMAKKNFRGYLQGDTVRYKKYLYVLRPLLAVRWIDMGLGMPPMRFVDLVDGTVHEPTVRAELDALLALKMSANESEYGPRRPAIHALVETMLADAEHDREYKRPWGDVAMLDAFLRDVVDGR is encoded by the coding sequence ATGAAAACCGACAAGGCAATGACGACCGTGCGCAGCGCGCATCCGATCGACCCGGCGGTGCGGGCACGCGTGATGGCGGAGCTCGCGGAAGTCGAACGCCGCCATGATGTATGCGTGCTGTTCGCGTGCGAATCGGGCAGCCGCGGCTGGGGATTCGCTTCGCCGGACAGCGATTACGACGTACGCTTCGTGTACGCACACCGGCGCGACTGGTACCTGAGCGTCGAACCGCAACGCGACGTGATCGAGCGGCCGCTCGACGACGAGCTCGACGTCAGCGGCTGGGAATTGCGCAAGGCGCTGCAACTGCTGCGACGCTCGAATCCGACGCTGCTCGAATGGCTCGACTCGCCCGTCGTGTATCGCGAAGATGCGCGCTGGGCGCCGCGGCTCAGGTCGCTGGCATCGGCGTTCTTCTCGCCGGTACGCGGGCGTCATCACTACCTCGCGATGGCGAAGAAAAATTTTCGCGGCTATCTGCAAGGCGACACGGTGCGTTACAAGAAGTACCTGTACGTACTGCGTCCGCTGCTTGCGGTCCGCTGGATCGACATGGGGCTCGGCATGCCGCCGATGCGCTTCGTCGATCTCGTCGACGGGACCGTGCACGAGCCGACGGTGCGCGCGGAGCTCGATGCGTTGCTCGCGCTTAAGATGAGCGCGAACGAAAGCGAATACGGGCCGCGCCGGCCGGCGATCCACGCGCTGGTCGAGACGATGCTCGCCGATGCCGAACACGATCGCGAATACAAGCGGCCGTGGGGCGACGTGGCGATGCTCGACGCGTTCCTGCGCGACGTGGTCGACGGCCGATGA
- a CDS encoding RtcB family protein has translation MTDMDYQVMELANGKPVKMWTQGVAVEDEARAQLRNTAQMPFIFGHVAVMPDVHLGKGSTIGSVIPTKGAIIPAAVGVDIGCGMMAARTTLTAADLPDSLGGLRSAIERAVPHGRAPGRRDPGAWGDRTPAAVTDAWKSLQPGFQRIVDKYPKLAKTNHYAHLGTLGTGNHFIEVCIDEADRVWFMLHSGSRGVGNAIGSLFIELAQADMRQHIANLPDRNLAYFTEGSRHFDDYVEAVGWAQDYARRNRQAMMDAVIGAAHGVIGTPFSVDEHAVNCHHNYVQRERHFGEDVLVTRKGAVSAQKGQLGIIPGSMGAKSFIVRGLGNPESFCSCSHGAGRTMSRTEAKRRFTADDQAKATQGVECRKDAGVVDEIPMAYKDIDAVMAAQRSLVEVVHTLRQVVCVKG, from the coding sequence ATGACCGACATGGATTATCAGGTGATGGAACTGGCGAACGGCAAGCCGGTGAAGATGTGGACGCAAGGCGTCGCCGTCGAGGACGAAGCGCGCGCGCAACTGCGCAACACCGCGCAGATGCCGTTCATCTTCGGCCACGTCGCGGTGATGCCGGACGTGCACCTCGGCAAGGGCTCGACGATCGGCAGCGTGATTCCGACGAAGGGCGCGATCATTCCGGCCGCGGTCGGCGTCGACATCGGCTGCGGAATGATGGCCGCGCGCACGACGCTGACGGCGGCCGACCTGCCGGATTCGCTTGGCGGGCTGCGCAGCGCGATCGAACGCGCGGTGCCGCACGGCCGCGCGCCGGGCCGCCGCGATCCGGGCGCATGGGGCGATCGCACGCCGGCCGCCGTGACCGACGCGTGGAAGTCGCTGCAGCCGGGCTTTCAGCGCATCGTCGACAAGTATCCGAAGCTGGCAAAGACGAACCACTACGCGCATCTCGGCACGCTCGGCACCGGCAACCACTTCATCGAAGTGTGCATCGACGAAGCGGACCGCGTGTGGTTCATGCTGCACAGCGGCTCGCGCGGCGTCGGCAATGCGATCGGCAGCCTGTTCATCGAACTCGCGCAGGCCGACATGCGGCAGCACATCGCGAACCTTCCGGACCGCAATCTCGCGTATTTCACCGAAGGCAGCCGGCACTTCGACGATTACGTCGAAGCGGTCGGCTGGGCGCAGGACTACGCGCGGCGCAACCGGCAGGCGATGATGGACGCGGTAATCGGCGCGGCGCACGGCGTGATCGGCACACCGTTCTCGGTCGACGAGCACGCGGTGAACTGTCACCACAACTACGTGCAGCGCGAGCGCCACTTCGGCGAAGACGTGCTCGTGACGCGCAAGGGCGCGGTGTCCGCGCAGAAGGGGCAGCTCGGGATCATTCCGGGCTCGATGGGCGCGAAGAGCTTCATCGTGCGCGGGCTCGGCAACCCGGAAAGCTTCTGCTCGTGCAGCCACGGCGCGGGCCGGACGATGAGCCGCACCGAAGCGAAGCGCCGCTTCACGGCCGACGATCAGGCGAAGGCGACACAGGGCGTCGAATGCCGGAAGGACGCGGGCGTCGTCGACGAAATCCCGATGGCGTACAAGGACATCGACGCGGTGATGGCGGCCCAGCGCAGCCTCGTCGAAGTGGTGCATACGCTGCGCCAGGTGGTGTGTGTGAAGGGATAG
- a CDS encoding slipin family protein has translation MWKRHVVKKNERALLMSEGDFVKVLEPGVFKAFDPFKRLSVQTARLDAPLADEALADYLRHDAPDVLARYFVAMDLADDEAGLRYEDDVLVEILAPGTRRLYWRGLTAHRLERIDLAQDSMLPAALVKRIAQPSLRARGVAGLTGVLLAQVPAYHVGVLKVDGKIERLLDAGASAFWRFNRDVAVELVDLRLQAIEVGGQEILTRDKVALRLNLSATWRYADVLHAFDQLQKPVEHLYRELQFALRSAVGTRSLDELLEDKQSLDEVVIAQVRARLDGSGVDVRSVGVKDIVLPGDMKTILAQVVEAEKSAQANVIRRREETAATRSLLNTAKVMEENPTALRLKELETLERVAERIDRISVFGGLDQVLNGLVSIKGT, from the coding sequence ATGTGGAAGCGTCATGTGGTGAAAAAGAACGAACGCGCGCTGCTGATGAGCGAGGGCGATTTCGTGAAGGTGCTGGAACCGGGCGTGTTCAAGGCCTTCGATCCGTTCAAGCGCCTGTCGGTGCAGACCGCGCGTCTCGACGCGCCGCTCGCCGACGAAGCGCTGGCCGACTACCTGCGTCACGACGCACCGGACGTGCTCGCGCGGTATTTCGTCGCGATGGATCTCGCCGACGACGAAGCCGGCCTGCGCTACGAAGACGACGTGCTCGTCGAGATTCTGGCGCCGGGCACGCGCCGGCTGTACTGGCGCGGCCTGACCGCGCACCGGCTGGAGCGCATCGATCTCGCGCAGGACAGCATGCTGCCCGCCGCGCTCGTGAAGCGCATCGCGCAACCGTCTCTGCGTGCGCGCGGCGTGGCGGGGCTGACGGGCGTGCTGCTGGCGCAGGTGCCGGCGTACCACGTCGGCGTGCTGAAGGTCGACGGCAAGATCGAGCGGTTGCTGGACGCGGGCGCGTCGGCGTTCTGGCGCTTCAACCGCGACGTCGCGGTCGAGCTGGTCGATCTGCGCTTGCAGGCGATCGAGGTCGGCGGGCAGGAAATCCTGACGCGCGACAAGGTCGCGCTGCGGCTGAACCTGTCGGCGACGTGGCGTTATGCGGACGTGCTGCATGCATTCGACCAGTTGCAGAAGCCGGTCGAACACCTGTATCGCGAGTTGCAGTTCGCGCTGCGTTCGGCGGTCGGCACGCGCTCGCTCGACGAGTTGCTCGAGGACAAGCAGTCGCTCGACGAGGTCGTGATCGCGCAGGTGCGCGCCCGTCTCGACGGTTCGGGCGTGGACGTGCGCAGCGTCGGCGTGAAGGATATCGTGCTACCGGGCGACATGAAGACGATCCTCGCGCAGGTGGTCGAAGCGGAGAAATCCGCGCAGGCGAACGTGATTCGCCGCCGCGAGGAAACGGCGGCCACGCGTTCGCTGCTGAACACCGCGAAGGTGATGGAAGAAAACCCGACCGCACTGCGGCTCAAGGAGCTGGAAACGCTCGAGCGCGTCGCGGAACGGATCGACCGCATCTCGGTGTTCGGCGGTCTCGACCAGGTGCTGAACGGGCTCGTCAGCATCAAGGGCACGTAA
- the rtcR gene encoding RNA repair transcriptional activator RtcR, with translation MRRTVAIGFLGTVLDQGGRAPRRYRKWRPTISLCEQPDLPIDRLELLHSLDYTRLANQVRDDLARVSPRTDVRLTPVTIHDPWDFEEVYATLHDYARAYPFDLEHEDYLVHITTGTHVAQICWFLLAEARYLPARLVQTGPPQRTDEGPSGPGTISVIDLDLSRYNRIAQRFTRERDETVSFLKAGIATRNARFNALIEQLERVAVRSRAPMLLVGPTGAGKSFLAKRVYELKRGRHRLAGPFIEINCATLRGDAAMSTLFGHVKGAFTGAQSARAGLLRAADGGLLFLDEIGELGLDEQAMLLKAIEEKRFLPVGADVEATSDFELIAGTHRDLRQMVAAGTFREDLYARINLWTYELPGLAERREDIEPNLEFELDRFGREQGEQVRFNVEAKRRYLAFAASPRATWAGNFRELSASVTRMATLADAGRITEALAEQEVERLTRTWSSPGGANMADACVDAVFGARAAELDLFDRAQLERVLDVCRTSASLSEAGRTLFAVSRQSKKQPNDADRLRKYLARFGLDWDGVRRALDGA, from the coding sequence ATGCGCAGAACCGTTGCGATCGGTTTTCTCGGCACCGTGCTCGACCAGGGCGGCCGCGCGCCGCGCCGTTACCGCAAATGGCGGCCGACGATTTCGCTGTGCGAGCAGCCCGACCTGCCGATCGACCGGCTCGAACTGCTGCATTCGCTGGACTACACGCGTCTCGCCAACCAGGTGCGGGACGATCTCGCGCGCGTGTCGCCGCGAACCGACGTGCGGCTCACGCCGGTCACGATCCACGATCCGTGGGATTTCGAGGAGGTTTATGCGACGCTGCACGATTACGCACGCGCGTACCCGTTCGACCTCGAACACGAGGATTACCTGGTCCACATCACGACCGGCACGCACGTCGCGCAGATCTGCTGGTTCCTGCTGGCGGAAGCGCGCTACCTGCCCGCGCGCCTCGTGCAGACCGGGCCGCCGCAGCGGACCGACGAAGGGCCGAGCGGGCCGGGCACGATCTCGGTGATCGATCTCGACCTGTCGCGCTACAACCGGATCGCGCAGCGCTTCACGCGCGAGCGCGACGAAACGGTGTCGTTCCTGAAGGCCGGCATCGCGACGCGCAACGCGCGCTTCAATGCGCTGATCGAGCAACTTGAGCGCGTGGCGGTGCGTTCGCGCGCGCCGATGCTGCTGGTCGGGCCGACGGGGGCCGGCAAGTCGTTTCTCGCGAAGCGCGTGTACGAGCTGAAGCGCGGCCGGCATCGGCTCGCGGGGCCGTTCATCGAGATCAACTGCGCGACGCTGCGCGGCGACGCGGCGATGTCGACGCTGTTCGGTCACGTGAAGGGCGCGTTCACAGGGGCGCAGTCGGCGCGTGCGGGGCTGCTGCGCGCGGCGGACGGCGGGCTGCTGTTTCTCGACGAGATCGGCGAACTCGGGCTCGACGAACAGGCGATGCTGCTGAAGGCGATCGAGGAGAAGCGCTTCCTGCCGGTCGGCGCGGACGTCGAGGCGACCAGTGATTTCGAACTGATCGCGGGCACGCACCGCGATCTGCGGCAGATGGTGGCGGCCGGCACGTTCCGCGAGGACCTCTATGCGCGGATCAACCTCTGGACCTATGAATTACCGGGACTGGCCGAGCGCCGTGAGGACATCGAGCCGAACCTCGAATTCGAGCTCGACCGTTTCGGTCGCGAGCAGGGCGAGCAGGTGCGGTTCAACGTCGAGGCGAAGCGGCGCTATCTCGCGTTCGCGGCCTCGCCGCGCGCGACGTGGGCCGGCAACTTCCGCGAGCTGTCGGCGTCGGTCACACGGATGGCGACGCTGGCCGATGCGGGGCGCATTACCGAGGCGCTCGCCGAGCAGGAAGTCGAGCGGCTGACGCGCACGTGGTCGTCGCCGGGTGGCGCGAATATGGCGGACGCGTGCGTCGACGCGGTGTTCGGTGCGCGTGCGGCGGAACTCGACCTGTTCGACCGTGCGCAGCTCGAACGTGTGCTCGACGTGTGCCGCACGTCGGCGAGCCTGTCGGAAGCCGGGCGCACGCTGTTCGCGGTGTCGCGGCAGAGCAAGAAGCAGCCGAACGACGCGGACCGGCTGCGCAAGTATCTCGCGCGGTTCGGGCTCGATTGGGACGGTGTGCGGCGCGCGCTCGACGGTGCGTGA
- a CDS encoding SUKH-3 domain-containing protein: MIEIPLTVRPLFVAAGWCGPADGRPSARDGEHPGDAILREFGTLIVGAEPARRSGETCAPMGIAFRALEHQDEQIAAWERALDTTMIGIAEDDLGYVEFYVDTQGRVFTTNCVMDGVYLAGFTFGDAIERTLLGRVSIPLLLDKQASIAYYGAHLTGDDPRVMTAAQLLAGNDGSRAAP; this comes from the coding sequence GTGATCGAGATTCCGTTGACGGTCAGGCCGTTGTTTGTCGCGGCCGGGTGGTGCGGCCCTGCAGACGGCCGCCCGTCGGCCCGCGACGGCGAACATCCGGGCGATGCGATCCTGCGTGAATTCGGCACGTTGATCGTGGGTGCGGAGCCGGCCCGGCGCAGCGGGGAAACCTGCGCGCCGATGGGAATCGCGTTTCGCGCACTGGAGCATCAGGATGAACAGATTGCCGCGTGGGAGCGGGCGCTCGACACGACGATGATCGGAATCGCCGAGGACGATCTCGGCTACGTCGAGTTTTATGTCGATACGCAGGGCCGCGTGTTCACGACGAATTGCGTGATGGACGGCGTCTATCTGGCGGGATTCACGTTCGGCGACGCGATCGAACGCACGCTGCTCGGGCGGGTCTCGATTCCGCTATTGCTCGACAAGCAGGCGTCGATCGCCTATTACGGCGCGCATCTGACGGGCGACGACCCGCGCGTCATGACGGCCGCGCAGTTGCTGGCTGGCAATGACGGATCGCGCGCGGCGCCGTGA
- a CDS encoding nuclear transport factor 2 family protein: MPFPLHPATVRALLECYLRAKDLNQAALIADCFAANAELSFSLANDDIDFPPRVTGVAAIAHTLVEAFGERFEQCRTYYVCTTPPVDEHGVSSMPWLVVMRQKDSGALRIGHGTYRWRFAIDGENDDVARVAALHIHIARMDTIGDPQSLKLDRLHAAFGYPWLPAHAFARGLADVVAVQPDWAFLAPFEQAAASAIG; the protein is encoded by the coding sequence ATGCCCTTCCCGCTTCATCCCGCCACGGTTCGCGCGCTGCTCGAATGCTATCTGCGCGCGAAGGACCTGAACCAGGCCGCGCTGATCGCGGACTGCTTCGCGGCCAATGCCGAACTGAGCTTTTCCCTCGCCAACGACGACATCGATTTTCCGCCGCGCGTGACGGGCGTGGCGGCCATTGCGCATACGCTGGTCGAGGCATTCGGCGAAAGGTTCGAGCAGTGCCGAACCTATTACGTCTGCACGACCCCGCCCGTCGATGAGCACGGCGTCAGCAGCATGCCGTGGCTCGTCGTGATGCGGCAAAAGGACAGCGGCGCGCTGCGGATCGGACACGGCACGTACCGCTGGCGGTTCGCCATCGATGGTGAAAACGACGACGTTGCGCGGGTTGCCGCGCTGCACATTCATATCGCGCGGATGGATACGATCGGCGATCCGCAGTCGTTGAAACTCGATCGGCTGCACGCGGCGTTCGGGTATCCGTGGCTGCCGGCACACGCGTTCGCGCGCGGGCTGGCGGACGTCGTGGCGGTGCAACCGGATTGGGCATTCCTGGCGCCGTTCGAGCAGGCGGCCGCGTCGGCCATCGGCTGA